The proteins below come from a single Oenanthe melanoleuca isolate GR-GAL-2019-014 chromosome Z, OMel1.0, whole genome shotgun sequence genomic window:
- the LOC130264852 gene encoding maestro heat-like repeat-containing protein family member 7, which yields MERKGGWDTLLYAGTHHYAVGLLAREMHGVSVYWHHYIMSYLLELLSQGISDWELPAMAFLVELLAFVDFSKWADGILEIMPRHLQSESKEMQRLALRGLVVLSRDPSMNKRMQSLTERLVDLLRDADEEIVETSAVVLSALLLHRDLAIPSPIALRLAAALWPLLDNDNRQVQLLSIRLFQEVMRLVEAKGKKALKMLVSKSLLPLFFNCHNENVRVAEASRETLLIAVSFLKRRDMEHLVVTNQMWRFGECLLAQDRDRAAEHLRQALPYLRSPQEPLREAAVRFLGLAGRFLREQQRELQLLSRALQDMADDISPAISCLALQTLYINMAVQSIPSSRLERMLDGFRRLWKSRPSLGGRGRFSCWNAVEN from the exons ATGGAGCGCAAGGGTGGCTGGGACACGCTGCTCTATGCTGGCACCCACCACTATGCAGTGGGTCTGctggccag GGAGATGCACGGTGTCTCTGTGTATTGGCATCACTACATCATGTCCTACCTCTTGGAGCTCCTCAGCCAAGGCATTTCAGACTGGGAACTGCCTGCCATGGCGTTCCTTGTGGAG CTCCTGGCGTTTGTGGACTTCAGTAAATGGGCTGACGGCATCCTGGAGATCATGCCAAGGCACCTGCAGAGCGAGTCCAAGGAGATGCAGCGCCTGGCTCTCAGAGGCCTCgtggtgctcagcagggacCCCTCGAtg AACAAAAGAATGCAGAGCCTGACTGAACGCCTTGTGGACCTGCTTCGAGATGCAGATGAAGAAATTGTTGAGACGAGCGCCGTCGTGCTCAGcgctctgctgctgcacagagaccTCGCCATACCCAGCCCCATCGCCCTGCGGCTGGCTGCAGCGCTCTGGCCACTCTTGGACAAC GACAATCGCCaagtgcagctgctctccattCGCCTCTTCCAAGAGGTGATGAGGTTGGTGGaggcaaaggggaaaaaggcCCTGAAGATGCTTGTGAGCAAGAGCCTGCTCCCGCTCTTCTTCAACTGCCACAACGAGAACGTGCGCGTGGCAGAG GCCTCTCGGGAAACGCTGCTTATTGCAGTGAGCTTCCTCAAGAGGAGGGATATGGAGCATCTGGTGGTGACTAATCAGATGTGGAGGTTTGGGGAGTGCTTG ctggcacaggacagggaccGAGCGGCCGAGCACCTGCGGCAGGCCCTGCCGTACCTGCGGAGCCCACAGGAGCCCCTGCGAGAGGCGGCCGTCCGCTTCCTGG GGCTGGCCGGGCGGTtcctgagagagcagcagcgagagttgcagctcctgagcaggg cccttcagGACATGGCAGATGACATCAGCCCTGCCATCTCATGCCTGGCACTTCAAACTCTGTACATAAACATGGCTGTACAGAGCATTCCCTCCTCCCGACTCGAGAGGATGCTAGATGGATTCCGCAGGCTCTGGAAGTCACGGCCTTCCCTGGGTGGCCGTGGCCGGTTCTCCTGCTGGAATGCTGTGGAGAACTGA